The proteins below come from a single Pseudarthrobacter sp. SSS035 genomic window:
- a CDS encoding NtaA/DmoA family FMN-dependent monooxygenase (This protein belongs to a clade of FMN-dependent monooxygenases, within a broader family of flavin-dependent oxidoreductases, the luciferase-like monooxygenase (LMM) family, some of whose members use coenzyme F420 rather than FMN.) yields MTQQSRAQSDVFVPTGQLQFGVFFQGVNSGTIWKAAESGSQTDFESFRRIVQTAERGLFAAFFLGEGLRLREHLGRPHALDVVGRPDAQTMLAALASVTTNIGLVATQNTTYNDPADLAHRLSSLDLISRGRAAWNIVTTDNAWTGANFRRGGYLDHADRYRHAEAFVETAKRIWDSWETAEGPARNVLHEGQHYTVDVTPRLPRSAQYRPVLFQAGDSPEGRDFAARQADVIFSAHPKFDAAVEFRKDLVARSLNAGRGANAVQIMPASEFILAPTADEAAAKKEWVRSLQIGPQQAVAYLEQFWGRELSEYDPDGPLPEIDPVVEETSETRGSGFHGAKARQLADQWRAEAKDKGLSIRQFVTSRTARMDATFTGSYSAVADQLAEYARVGAVDGFNISPWLIPSGLDDIVNHLVPELQERGVYPTEYRGSTLRDNLGLETPVRTADEAAEAVRAL; encoded by the coding sequence ATGACACAGCAGAGCAGAGCCCAATCCGACGTTTTTGTGCCGACGGGCCAGCTGCAGTTCGGCGTCTTTTTCCAGGGCGTCAACTCCGGAACAATCTGGAAGGCAGCCGAATCCGGTTCGCAGACCGACTTCGAATCGTTCCGCCGTATTGTGCAGACGGCCGAGCGGGGACTGTTTGCCGCGTTCTTCCTGGGCGAGGGCCTCCGCCTGCGCGAACACCTCGGCAGGCCTCACGCGCTGGACGTCGTAGGCCGGCCGGACGCGCAGACCATGCTTGCGGCGTTGGCTTCCGTGACCACCAACATCGGCCTGGTGGCCACCCAGAACACCACGTACAACGACCCCGCCGACCTGGCACACCGCCTCTCGTCCCTTGACCTGATTTCCCGTGGCCGTGCCGCGTGGAACATCGTGACCACGGACAACGCCTGGACCGGTGCCAACTTCCGGCGCGGGGGATACCTGGACCACGCCGACCGTTACAGGCACGCCGAAGCATTCGTGGAGACGGCCAAGCGCATCTGGGACTCCTGGGAAACCGCGGAAGGACCCGCGCGCAATGTGCTGCACGAAGGGCAGCACTACACGGTGGACGTGACTCCGCGGCTGCCTCGCAGCGCCCAATACCGGCCCGTGCTCTTCCAGGCCGGGGACTCCCCGGAAGGCCGTGACTTTGCTGCCCGCCAAGCGGACGTCATCTTCTCGGCCCACCCGAAGTTTGATGCCGCGGTCGAATTCCGCAAGGACCTTGTGGCACGCTCGCTGAACGCAGGCCGCGGAGCGAATGCGGTACAGATCATGCCAGCCAGCGAATTCATCCTGGCACCCACAGCTGACGAGGCTGCGGCGAAGAAGGAATGGGTGCGCAGCCTCCAAATCGGTCCGCAGCAGGCAGTGGCATACCTGGAGCAGTTCTGGGGCCGCGAGCTCTCCGAATACGATCCTGACGGGCCGCTGCCGGAGATTGACCCTGTGGTGGAGGAGACCTCGGAGACCCGCGGCAGCGGCTTCCACGGCGCCAAAGCCCGGCAGCTGGCGGACCAGTGGCGGGCAGAGGCCAAGGACAAGGGCCTCTCCATCCGCCAGTTCGTCACCTCCCGCACAGCCCGCATGGACGCCACGTTCACAGGCTCGTACTCCGCAGTGGCGGACCAGCTGGCTGAATATGCGCGGGTCGGCGCGGTGGACGGCTTCAACATCTCGCCGTGGCTGATCCCTTCCGGCCTGGATGACATCGTGAACCATCTGGTGCCGGAACTGCAGGAACGCGGCGTCTACCCGACGGAGTACCGGGGTAGCACCCTGCGCGACAACCTCGGCCTGGAAACGCCCGTGCGTACTGCTGACGAAGCCGCTGAGGCGGTCCGCGCTTTATGA
- a CDS encoding GMC family oxidoreductase, whose translation MHYDNIDDVTERGFDYVVIGGGSAGAAVAARLSEDPDVTVALVEAGPDDRNLPEILQLDRWMELLESGYDWDYPVEPQENGNSFMRHARAKVMGGCSSHNSCIAFWAPREDLDEWESKYGATGWNADAAWPLYQRLETNEDAGPDAPLHGGSGPVHLMNVPPVDPAGVALLDACEQTGIPRAKFNTGTTVVNGANFFQINRRADGTRSSSSVSYIHPIIARENFTLLTGLRARQLVFDTDKRCTGVDVVDSAFGRTHRLTARREVILSTGAIDSPKLLMLSGIGPAAHLAQHGIEVLVDSPGVGEHLQDHPEGVVQFEARQPMVQASTQWWEIGIFTPTEDGLDRPDLMMHYGSVPFDMNTLRHGYPTTENGFSLTPNVTHARSRGTVRLRSRDFRDKPMVDPRYFTDPDGHDMRVMVAGIRKAREIAAQPAMAEWTGRELSPGVEAQTDEELRDYIRKTHNTVYHPVGTVRMGPADDDMSPLDPELRVKGVTGLRVADASVMPEHVTVNPNITVMMIGERCADLIRDGRSGETMTSGEMELTASLA comes from the coding sequence ATGCACTACGACAATATCGACGACGTCACCGAGCGCGGGTTCGACTATGTCGTCATCGGCGGCGGATCCGCGGGTGCCGCCGTCGCCGCCCGGCTGAGCGAGGATCCGGACGTGACCGTTGCCCTGGTGGAGGCCGGCCCGGATGACCGGAACCTTCCCGAGATCCTGCAGCTGGACCGCTGGATGGAGCTGCTGGAATCCGGCTATGACTGGGACTACCCGGTGGAGCCGCAGGAGAACGGCAACTCCTTTATGCGCCACGCCCGGGCAAAGGTCATGGGCGGCTGCTCGAGCCACAATTCCTGCATCGCCTTCTGGGCCCCGCGCGAAGACCTGGACGAGTGGGAATCCAAATACGGCGCCACCGGCTGGAACGCCGACGCCGCCTGGCCGCTGTACCAGCGGCTGGAGACCAACGAGGACGCCGGGCCGGACGCACCGCTCCACGGCGGCTCTGGCCCCGTGCACCTGATGAACGTGCCCCCGGTGGATCCTGCCGGCGTCGCGCTCCTGGACGCCTGCGAACAGACCGGCATCCCGCGGGCAAAGTTCAACACCGGAACCACCGTGGTCAACGGCGCAAACTTCTTCCAGATCAACCGCCGCGCGGACGGCACCCGGTCCTCCAGCTCCGTCTCCTACATCCACCCCATCATTGCGCGCGAAAACTTCACCCTGCTGACGGGCCTGCGCGCCCGCCAACTGGTGTTCGACACGGACAAGCGCTGCACCGGCGTGGACGTGGTGGACTCCGCGTTCGGCCGGACCCACCGGCTCACCGCCCGCCGGGAGGTCATCCTGTCCACCGGCGCCATCGACTCCCCGAAGCTGCTGATGCTGTCCGGCATCGGCCCGGCCGCGCACCTGGCCCAGCACGGCATCGAGGTGCTGGTGGACTCCCCCGGAGTGGGTGAGCACCTGCAGGACCACCCCGAAGGCGTGGTGCAGTTCGAGGCCCGGCAGCCGATGGTCCAGGCCTCGACGCAATGGTGGGAAATCGGCATCTTCACCCCCACCGAGGACGGCCTTGACCGCCCGGACCTGATGATGCATTACGGCTCCGTCCCGTTCGACATGAACACCCTGCGGCACGGCTACCCCACTACGGAGAATGGCTTCAGCCTCACCCCGAACGTCACGCACGCCCGCTCCCGCGGCACCGTCCGGCTGCGCAGCCGCGACTTCCGCGACAAGCCCATGGTGGACCCGCGCTACTTCACGGATCCGGACGGCCACGACATGCGGGTCATGGTGGCCGGCATCCGCAAGGCGCGCGAAATCGCCGCCCAGCCGGCAATGGCCGAATGGACCGGCCGCGAGCTTTCGCCCGGCGTCGAGGCGCAGACGGACGAGGAACTGCGGGACTACATCCGCAAGACCCACAACACCGTGTACCACCCCGTCGGCACCGTCCGGATGGGCCCGGCCGACGACGACATGTCGCCCCTCGATCCCGAGCTGCGGGTCAAGGGCGTCACCGGCCTGCGCGTGGCGGATGCGTCCGTCATGCCTGAACACGTCACCGTCAACCCCAACATCACCGTCATGATGATCGGCGAGCGCTGCGCGGACCTGATCCGCGACGGACGGTCCGGCGAAACCATGACCTCAGGAGAAATGGAGCTCACCGCGTCCCTCGCCTAA
- a CDS encoding GNAT family N-acetyltransferase, whose translation MSAEFSLHPSQTSDAAWIAELRAVVMRPDLERLGRFDPVRVRERFLNGFQPEHTFVVEMAGQTAGVIAVRPEPDAQWIEHFYLAPEHQGKGLGGAVLRQAMDGSRDHRPFRLNVLQGSAARRLYERHGFAVESEDAVDVFMAAPVP comes from the coding sequence GTGAGTGCCGAATTCTCCCTTCATCCCAGCCAGACTTCCGACGCCGCGTGGATCGCCGAGCTCCGCGCCGTCGTCATGCGTCCGGACCTTGAGCGGCTGGGCCGCTTTGACCCGGTTCGCGTGCGCGAGCGCTTCCTCAACGGGTTCCAGCCGGAGCACACCTTCGTCGTCGAGATGGCGGGGCAGACTGCGGGCGTGATCGCTGTCCGCCCGGAGCCCGACGCGCAGTGGATCGAACACTTTTACCTGGCCCCGGAGCATCAGGGAAAGGGCCTCGGCGGCGCCGTGCTCCGGCAGGCCATGGACGGGTCCCGGGACCACCGGCCCTTCCGCCTGAACGTCCTCCAGGGAAGTGCTGCTCGGCGGCTGTATGAGCGGCACGGCTTTGCGGTGGAATCGGAGGACGCTGTGGACGTCTTTATGGCGGCACCGGTCCCTTAA
- a CDS encoding APC family permease, whose product MAEPSKSIDSSGMDEFGYSQTLDRSIGKFASFAAGVSYISILTGVFQLFYFGFSMAGPAYAWSWPLVFAGQLMVALCFAELAGRYPVAGSVYNWAKRLSSGTSSWLAGWLLMLSSIVALGSVALALQLTLPQLWSGFQFVGDGTGPYDFAMNGVVLATIMITISTFINAFGVKLMTRINSIGVFVELTAAVLLILALGWHVVRGPEVFFDTAGFGEGHDLGFFGVFLIGAMASGYVMYGFDTASSLGEETKDPKRTAPKAILRAITASFVLGGLILLFGILAAPDLADPKVGAADGGLQYIVLSVLGGPFGKAFLACIVVAVVVCTLAVHAAAIRMMFAMARDNNLPFSRQLSKVDPVRRTPKIAAIVIGVMAVIPLLVNVMQPAIFTIMSSISIVLIYLSYLLVTVPLLRNRLLKKWPLAADGSEPGFSLGKWGLPVNILAVFWGGAMTLNLIWPRQEIYNSVPPFEWYLQWGGVIFVAAVIIGGTLLYRLKIRHQTGVLAEHAAAVAAHPSSDSALQLTSAETGVADAKVP is encoded by the coding sequence ATGGCGGAACCCAGCAAGAGTATTGATTCAAGCGGCATGGACGAGTTTGGTTATTCGCAGACCCTGGACCGGAGCATCGGCAAGTTTGCCAGCTTCGCGGCAGGTGTCAGCTACATCTCCATCCTCACTGGTGTTTTTCAACTGTTCTACTTTGGCTTTTCCATGGCCGGCCCGGCGTACGCGTGGTCCTGGCCCCTCGTCTTCGCCGGCCAGCTGATGGTGGCGCTGTGCTTTGCCGAGCTGGCCGGCCGCTACCCCGTGGCGGGGTCAGTCTACAACTGGGCCAAGCGGCTCTCTTCGGGGACCTCGTCCTGGCTGGCCGGCTGGCTGCTGATGCTCTCCTCCATCGTGGCGCTGGGCTCCGTGGCACTCGCCCTGCAGCTCACCCTGCCCCAGCTCTGGTCCGGTTTCCAGTTCGTCGGTGACGGCACCGGCCCCTACGACTTCGCCATGAACGGCGTGGTGCTGGCCACCATCATGATCACCATCTCCACCTTCATCAACGCCTTCGGTGTGAAGCTGATGACTAGGATCAACAGCATCGGCGTCTTCGTGGAGCTGACCGCGGCCGTGCTGCTGATCCTCGCGCTGGGCTGGCACGTGGTGCGGGGGCCCGAGGTCTTCTTCGACACCGCCGGCTTCGGCGAGGGGCACGACCTTGGCTTCTTCGGCGTCTTCCTCATCGGCGCCATGGCGTCCGGCTACGTTATGTACGGCTTCGACACCGCCAGCTCCCTCGGCGAGGAAACGAAGGACCCCAAGCGCACGGCACCCAAAGCCATCCTGCGGGCCATTACGGCCTCGTTCGTGCTGGGCGGCCTGATCCTGCTGTTTGGCATCCTGGCCGCACCGGACCTGGCCGATCCCAAGGTGGGAGCTGCCGACGGTGGCCTGCAGTACATTGTGCTCTCCGTCCTGGGCGGACCTTTCGGCAAGGCCTTCCTGGCCTGCATCGTGGTGGCCGTGGTGGTCTGTACCCTGGCTGTCCATGCCGCCGCCATCCGCATGATGTTCGCCATGGCCCGGGACAACAACCTGCCGTTCAGCCGGCAGCTCAGCAAGGTGGATCCGGTCCGCAGGACCCCCAAGATCGCGGCGATCGTGATCGGCGTTATGGCCGTCATTCCGCTGCTGGTCAACGTGATGCAGCCGGCCATCTTCACCATCATGTCCAGCATCAGCATCGTCCTGATTTACCTGTCCTACCTCCTGGTCACTGTTCCGTTGCTGCGCAACCGGCTCCTGAAGAAGTGGCCGCTCGCCGCGGACGGCAGCGAGCCCGGATTCAGCCTGGGCAAATGGGGTCTGCCGGTGAACATCCTCGCGGTCTTCTGGGGCGGCGCCATGACGTTGAACCTGATCTGGCCGCGCCAGGAGATCTACAACTCCGTGCCGCCGTTCGAGTGGTACCTGCAGTGGGGCGGCGTGATCTTCGTGGCCGCCGTGATCATTGGCGGAACCCTGCTCTACCGTCTGAAGATCCGCCACCAGACCGGGGTGCTGGCAGAGCACGCCGCGGCAGTCGCAGCACATCCGTCGTCGGACTCCGCGCTGCAGTTAACATCGGCTGAAACCGGTGTGGCGGACGCCAAAGTACCCTAG
- a CDS encoding TetR/AcrR family transcriptional regulator yields the protein MGTKTVNSGEQIDRQSRILEAALDLLSRHGISGVSMRAVAREAGVALGLVNYYYDDKTSLIRAALHRVDEHDLQLVAQDPSLPPDEQLRKALRRVAGAELLTTRYLSLRLHLWALAQADEGYAEINAAAFDRYLDGVAALVSNAKPELSWEECRERAADIVVIQNGMWLTSLLGVDNASIQRSIARTEEIAFAPSRRRTSGEAALREL from the coding sequence ATGGGGACAAAGACCGTGAACTCCGGCGAACAGATCGACAGGCAGTCGCGCATTCTCGAGGCGGCGCTCGATCTGCTGTCGCGCCACGGCATCTCCGGCGTGAGCATGCGTGCCGTGGCGCGCGAAGCCGGAGTCGCACTGGGCCTGGTGAACTACTACTACGACGATAAAACGAGCCTGATCCGGGCAGCCCTGCACCGGGTGGACGAGCATGACCTTCAACTGGTGGCCCAGGACCCTTCGTTGCCGCCGGACGAACAGCTCCGCAAGGCCCTGCGGCGGGTTGCCGGCGCCGAGCTACTGACCACCCGGTACCTGTCCCTGCGCCTGCACCTGTGGGCCCTCGCCCAGGCCGACGAAGGTTATGCAGAGATCAACGCTGCAGCCTTCGACCGGTACCTCGACGGCGTTGCCGCACTCGTATCCAACGCCAAACCCGAACTCTCCTGGGAGGAATGCCGGGAGCGGGCAGCGGACATCGTCGTCATACAGAACGGCATGTGGCTGACGTCGCTTCTGGGCGTGGACAACGCCTCCATCCAGCGCAGCATCGCCCGCACGGAGGAGATCGCCTTCGCCCCGAGCCGCAGAAGAACCAGCGGGGAAGCAGCACTCAGGGAGCTCTAA
- a CDS encoding aldehyde dehydrogenase family protein encodes MTYATPSSDMTASTLFINGSWEPAASGAVRHIRNPADGELAATVSEAGREDAERAIAAARAAFDSGVWASVPAPERGTFLLKVASELRQRREKFARAESLDTGKRIAESRIDMDDIAACFEYFGRLAGQQAGRMVDAGDAAVVSKIVYEPVGVCGLITPWNYPLLQAAWKIAPALAAGCTFVLKPSELTPSTAILAMQLLQDLGLPDGVANLVTGVGAEAGAPLSEHPAVDLVSFTGGLETGKRIAAAAAGTVKKVALELGGKNPNVVFADADFDAAVDNALNGAFVHSGQVCSAGARLVVEESIAERFVDELVRRAQEIRLGGPFDDAAETGPLISAAHRDKVDAYVQRGIQEGARLRCGGAAPVGEKFDAGFYYQPTVLDRVQRGMSVVVDEAFGPVVTVETFRTEDEAVATANDTIYGLAGAVWTQDAGKAQRVASRLRHGTVWINDYHPYLPQAEWGGFGQSGVGRELGPTGLAEYQEAKHIYHNTSPQVTGWFADHGKEN; translated from the coding sequence ATGACTTACGCCACACCGTCTTCTGACATGACAGCATCCACTCTGTTCATCAACGGCTCGTGGGAGCCGGCGGCGTCGGGCGCCGTACGCCACATCCGTAACCCCGCCGACGGCGAGCTGGCCGCCACAGTGTCCGAGGCCGGCCGGGAAGATGCCGAGCGGGCCATCGCTGCAGCCCGGGCGGCCTTCGACTCCGGCGTCTGGGCTTCGGTACCGGCACCCGAGCGCGGCACTTTTCTACTCAAGGTCGCCTCCGAACTGCGCCAACGCCGGGAAAAGTTCGCCCGCGCTGAATCCCTGGACACCGGGAAGCGGATCGCCGAAAGCCGCATCGACATGGACGACATTGCCGCCTGCTTCGAATATTTCGGACGGCTGGCCGGGCAGCAGGCGGGCCGCATGGTCGACGCCGGGGACGCCGCCGTCGTCAGCAAAATCGTCTACGAACCGGTGGGCGTCTGCGGCCTGATCACACCGTGGAACTACCCCCTGCTCCAGGCCGCCTGGAAGATCGCACCCGCTCTGGCCGCGGGCTGCACCTTCGTTCTTAAACCGTCCGAGCTGACGCCGTCCACCGCCATCCTGGCCATGCAGCTGCTGCAGGACCTCGGCCTGCCGGACGGCGTCGCCAACCTCGTGACCGGAGTCGGCGCGGAGGCCGGGGCGCCGCTCTCCGAACACCCCGCCGTCGACCTCGTTTCCTTCACCGGCGGGCTGGAAACCGGCAAGCGCATCGCCGCGGCCGCCGCCGGCACCGTGAAAAAGGTGGCCCTGGAACTAGGCGGCAAGAACCCCAACGTGGTGTTCGCCGACGCGGACTTCGACGCCGCCGTCGACAATGCCCTGAACGGCGCCTTCGTCCACTCCGGGCAGGTCTGCTCCGCCGGAGCCCGGCTGGTGGTGGAGGAATCGATCGCCGAGCGTTTCGTGGACGAGCTGGTCCGACGCGCTCAGGAGATCAGGCTTGGCGGCCCGTTTGACGATGCCGCCGAAACCGGGCCGCTCATTTCCGCGGCCCACCGCGACAAAGTCGACGCGTATGTCCAGCGCGGCATCCAGGAGGGCGCGCGGCTGCGGTGCGGTGGCGCGGCACCTGTTGGGGAAAAGTTCGACGCCGGGTTCTACTACCAGCCGACAGTCCTGGACCGCGTCCAGAGGGGAATGTCCGTGGTAGTGGATGAGGCGTTCGGCCCGGTGGTGACCGTGGAGACCTTCCGCACCGAGGACGAGGCCGTGGCCACGGCCAACGACACCATCTACGGCCTGGCCGGCGCGGTCTGGACCCAGGATGCCGGCAAGGCGCAGCGTGTGGCATCACGGCTGCGGCACGGCACGGTCTGGATCAACGACTACCACCCTTACCTCCCGCAGGCCGAGTGGGGCGGCTTCGGCCAGTCCGGCGTCGGCCGCGAGCTGGGCCCCACGGGCCTGGCCGAATACCAGGAAGCCAAGCACATCTACCACAACACCAGCCCGCAGGTCACCGGCTGGTTTGCTGACCACGGCAAGGAGAACTAG
- a CDS encoding ABC transporter substrate-binding protein: MAKIKTRQAAGAALAAVTLLALAACSDPGATAATAPSSGSTASAAGKTFNLAPEQNRVKVAVDAQAAALVPEAIKADGKLTVVTTGGTAPLSLFATDNKTLIGSEVDIAYAVGETLGLTVEVLPVAWADWPLGVESGKYEAVLSNVTVTEARKEKFDFASYRNDLLGFYAKTDSTIGDIKEAKDVAGKRIIVGSGTNQEAILVRWDEENKAKGLAPVEFQYYDDDSASTLALQSGRAELTFGPNAGAAYKAAKDGKTKEVGTLNGGWPLTAEIAFTTQKGNGLAVAAQAALNTLIKDGSYAEILDRWGLSSEAIKTSELNPPGLPKK; this comes from the coding sequence ATGGCGAAAATCAAGACAAGACAGGCTGCGGGTGCAGCACTCGCAGCAGTCACGCTGCTGGCGCTTGCCGCCTGCTCGGACCCGGGCGCAACAGCGGCGACGGCACCGTCGTCGGGCTCTACGGCGAGCGCGGCAGGCAAGACGTTCAACCTGGCCCCGGAGCAGAACCGCGTCAAGGTGGCCGTGGATGCGCAGGCTGCCGCGCTGGTCCCGGAGGCCATCAAGGCGGACGGCAAACTGACCGTGGTCACCACCGGCGGCACAGCCCCGCTGAGCCTGTTCGCCACCGACAACAAAACGCTCATCGGCAGCGAAGTGGACATCGCCTACGCGGTGGGCGAGACCCTGGGATTGACTGTGGAGGTCCTGCCGGTGGCCTGGGCCGACTGGCCGCTGGGCGTTGAATCCGGCAAGTACGAGGCCGTGCTCTCCAACGTCACCGTCACCGAGGCGCGCAAGGAGAAGTTCGACTTCGCCAGCTACCGCAACGACCTCCTGGGCTTCTACGCCAAGACCGATTCCACCATCGGCGACATCAAGGAAGCCAAGGACGTCGCCGGCAAGCGCATCATCGTCGGCTCGGGCACCAACCAGGAAGCGATCCTGGTGCGCTGGGACGAAGAGAACAAGGCCAAGGGGCTCGCGCCGGTTGAGTTCCAGTATTACGACGACGACTCCGCCTCCACGCTGGCACTCCAGTCCGGCCGTGCGGAGCTGACGTTCGGGCCCAACGCCGGGGCGGCCTACAAGGCCGCGAAGGACGGCAAGACCAAGGAAGTGGGCACGCTCAACGGCGGCTGGCCGCTGACCGCCGAAATCGCCTTCACCACACAGAAGGGCAACGGCCTGGCCGTTGCTGCCCAGGCTGCGCTGAACACTCTCATCAAGGACGGCAGCTACGCCGAGATCCTGGACCGGTGGGGCCTGTCCTCGGAGGCCATCAAGACCTCCGAACTGAACCCGCCCGGCCTGCCCAAGAAGTAG
- a CDS encoding DUF1684 domain-containing protein: MPTHTDTALESFEADWQDWHAAHERHRAHPHGFLAVTHLHWLGSEATRLEGAPGTWSTDADVVRVVLESGESLQRDGKELNGASGATLEFGPIEERGGINLASRDTVVELAKRGGEYIVRPRHPENALLTGYTGTPAYEPEQAFAVTGTFVPFEEPRATTVGAAVEGIQHVYEAPGEIRFKLAGQELALTAFNGHAPGSLSVLFTDQTSGKTTYAANRSLSVVPAADGTVLLDFNRAVNLPCAYTDLATCPLPPAENRLPVAIEAGEKIPYERQDQQ; the protein is encoded by the coding sequence ATGCCCACGCACACTGACACCGCCCTTGAATCCTTTGAAGCTGACTGGCAAGACTGGCACGCTGCCCATGAGCGCCACCGCGCCCATCCGCATGGCTTCCTGGCCGTGACCCACCTGCATTGGCTGGGCAGCGAAGCCACGCGTCTGGAAGGTGCCCCGGGCACCTGGAGTACGGATGCCGACGTCGTCCGCGTGGTCCTGGAGTCGGGCGAAAGCCTGCAGCGGGACGGCAAGGAACTGAACGGCGCGTCGGGGGCCACTCTGGAGTTCGGGCCCATCGAGGAGCGCGGCGGCATCAACCTGGCCTCCCGAGACACCGTCGTCGAACTGGCCAAACGCGGCGGAGAGTACATAGTCCGCCCTCGTCACCCTGAAAACGCGCTGCTGACCGGCTACACCGGGACACCCGCCTACGAACCGGAACAGGCCTTCGCAGTCACCGGTACGTTCGTGCCGTTCGAGGAGCCGCGCGCCACCACAGTGGGTGCCGCCGTCGAAGGCATCCAGCATGTCTACGAGGCGCCGGGCGAGATCCGCTTCAAGCTGGCTGGCCAGGAGCTGGCGCTGACCGCGTTCAACGGCCACGCCCCGGGCTCCCTCTCGGTGCTGTTCACGGACCAGACCTCCGGCAAGACCACGTACGCGGCCAACCGCTCGCTGTCGGTGGTCCCTGCCGCGGACGGGACAGTGCTGCTGGACTTCAACCGCGCGGTGAACCTGCCGTGCGCCTACACCGACCTCGCCACCTGCCCGCTGCCGCCTGCGGAAAACCGGCTGCCGGTGGCCATCGAGGCCGGCGAGAAGATCCCCTACGAACGTCAGGACCAGCAGTGA
- a CDS encoding LLM class flavin-dependent oxidoreductase, translating to MSTPEEHTTEAGHAGFLAIELDGAGWDGGDFASLAEAVLAAESAGFHAVTFTDAPVAGRTNALQRAAYAGPLTRTIALVPEVDTVHTEPFHVSTQLASLDYVSGGRAGWIATAAESPEAAAAVGRRNVTGAALAQEAAASIEVSRRLWDSWEDDAVIRDVATGRYIDVDKLHYADYETPADFAGAGYSVKGPSIIPRPLQGQLPVLAAASLVGEGQVSADAVDAVLVTAPTAELLAAEIRDVRSRLGVSVAVIAELDVVLDARGLAAAERSAGSESGRARYAGTAAGLADLLQALLAEADGVRLHPASLALELDELSRLVLPELRRRGALRAPLLDGTFRDVLGLTRPASRYADSSAATAAGN from the coding sequence GTGAGCACCCCAGAAGAGCACACCACCGAAGCGGGACACGCCGGATTCCTGGCCATCGAACTCGACGGAGCAGGGTGGGATGGCGGGGACTTCGCGAGCCTCGCCGAAGCCGTCCTCGCCGCTGAATCCGCGGGTTTCCACGCAGTCACCTTCACCGACGCGCCCGTTGCGGGGCGGACCAACGCCCTGCAGCGCGCCGCCTACGCCGGGCCGTTAACCCGGACCATCGCCCTGGTTCCCGAAGTGGACACGGTGCACACCGAGCCGTTCCACGTCTCTACCCAGCTCGCGAGCCTGGACTACGTCTCCGGCGGCCGTGCCGGGTGGATCGCAACCGCAGCGGAATCACCGGAGGCCGCAGCCGCCGTCGGGCGCCGCAACGTCACCGGCGCCGCGCTTGCACAGGAGGCAGCCGCCTCGATTGAGGTTTCCCGCCGGCTGTGGGACTCCTGGGAGGACGACGCCGTCATCCGCGACGTCGCCACCGGCCGGTACATCGACGTGGACAAGCTGCACTATGCGGACTATGAAACACCGGCGGATTTTGCCGGGGCCGGATACTCGGTCAAGGGCCCGTCCATCATTCCCAGGCCGTTGCAGGGGCAGCTGCCGGTGCTTGCTGCCGCGTCGCTGGTGGGCGAGGGGCAGGTTTCGGCGGACGCCGTTGACGCCGTGCTCGTCACCGCACCGACGGCCGAACTGCTCGCCGCCGAAATCCGGGATGTTCGAAGCCGGCTGGGAGTGTCCGTGGCGGTCATCGCCGAGCTCGACGTCGTCCTGGACGCCCGCGGGCTGGCCGCCGCCGAGCGCTCGGCCGGCTCCGAGAGTGGCCGCGCGCGCTACGCCGGCACCGCTGCCGGCCTCGCTGACCTCCTTCAGGCACTCCTGGCGGAGGCCGACGGCGTGCGCCTCCACCCGGCGTCGCTCGCCTTGGAACTGGACGAACTTTCACGGCTGGTCCTGCCCGAACTACGGCGCCGCGGCGCACTGCGTGCCCCGCTCCTTGACGGCACGTTCCGGGACGTCCTGGGACTGACGCGCCCGGCCAGCCGTTACGCAGACTCATCCGCGGCCACTGCCGCCGGAAACTAA